In a genomic window of Styela clava chromosome 7, kaStyClav1.hap1.2, whole genome shotgun sequence:
- the LOC120328687 gene encoding putative ATP-dependent RNA helicase DDX46, translating to MSDNSESVLDNVTDELKIKIKEEKSSIEKTAKKERKDGRKRSRSRSNSRDRSSRKGGKYRRESPSHRRRHGRSYRSRRSKSRSRSRSKGKKSSSRRSRERRDKKSDSSRRRKQSSSSSSSSSDGESNAEKADKSEKKPPEAKAETSTVTKSTNKERRSKERGEKSRDRRSRRSRSRDKRRRSSRERRRSRSRNRDSRSKKPSRHSRQSSKEKETTKSSSDKKEAEKTKELNTGDFEQAKLEEEMKKRRDRVEMWRKEQKSALLKAGDGDSESANGDDSGPRKTWTLEDDDDDDLNEETADNDLNEETADREEKDEKMEEETNEISNEKDMSIEEAEDEVDPLDAFMMNLESQSDSVYKKNASMTENTDGPKISRVVAVAKSKNEIEIRPEKRKGELMEADVDAMEYSSEEEEESLSSAFNKFQSKQRNRKLDTVIDHTKIKYEPFRKSFYVEVPELAALTEEEVAERRMELENVKVRGKNCPKPIKSWAQVGVSFKVLNALKKAKFEKPTAIQSQALPAIMSGHDLIGIAKTGSGKTLAFLLPMFRHIMDQRPLLDGEGPIAVIMTPTRELALQITKECKKFTKPLHLNAVCVYGGTGISEQIAELKRGAEIIICTPGRMIDMLAANSGRVTNMRRCTYMVLDEADRMFDMGFEPQVMFIINSARPERQTVMFSATFPRQMEALARRILAKPIEVQVGGRSVVCSDVAQTVVILNREQKFLKLLELLGSYQEQGSVLVFVDKQEHADSLLKDLMDSSYPCMALHGGIDQYDRDSVISDFKNGVSRLLIATSVAARGLDVKNLILVVNYDCPNHYEDYVHRCGRTGRAGNKGFAFTFIIKEQARHAGDIIKALELSGAPVPPQLETLWLNYKTDLKSQGKEVSKNSGFTGKGFKFDETEDELVRERKQFQKTALGMHDSDDESPVKDIDEQIENMFNSKKRVKDVVGPVLLHGAGGESAQPGGPLSGSNIEKLEIARRLASRINLKKNLGAEAQDVTQQAATAIMKGGRFQAPKVSAKTIAEQLAEKLNQKLNYVPQEKPEDEEADSGSTVKRYEEELEINDFPQTCRWKVTSKDTLGQISEYSEAGITIRGQYLPSGKTPEEDERKLYLAIEATSEMAVQKAKSEITRLIKEELIRLQNSYQPINKGRYKIT from the coding sequence ATGTCGGATAATTCCGAATCTGTTTTGGACAATGTAACAGATGAACTGAAGATTAAAATTAAGGAAGAGAAAAGCAGCATcgaaaaaacagcaaaaaaagaaCGCAAAGATGGTCGTAAGCGATCTAGATCACGATCTAATTCTCGGGATAGAAGTTCACGAAAAGGAGGAAAATATCGCAGGGAAAGTCCGAGTCATAGAAGACGACATGGACGCTCATATCGATCCCGTCGATCAAAATCGAGATCCAGGTCAAGGAGCAAAGGAAAAAAGTCATCTTCAAGAAGGTCAAGGGAAAGACGGGATAAAAAGTCTGACTCTAGTCGTAGGCGGAAGCAAAGTTCGAGTTCCAGTAGTAGCAGTAGTGATGGTGAATCGAATGCTGAAAAAGCTGATAAATCTGAGAAAAAGCCACCCGAGGCCAAAGCAGAAACTTCAACGGTAACAAAGTCGACTAATAAAGAAAGGAGATCGAAAGAGAGAGGTGAGAAATCGAGGGATCGTCGATCTCGAAGATCAAGGTCACGAGACAAAAGAAGACGATCATCTCGAGAAAGACGTAGATCACGTTCACGTAATAGAGATTCAAGGTCAAAGAAACCTTCACGACATTCCAGGCAAAGTTCTAAAGAGAAAGAGACTACTAAATCTTCATCAGACAAAAAAGAGGCGGAAAAAACAAAAGAACTCAACACTGGTGACTTTGAGCAAGCAAAATTGGAAGAGGAAATGAAGAAGCGCCGAGATAGAGTAGAAATGTGGCGCAAAGAACAAAAATCTGCACTTTTGAAAGCAGGTGATGGCGATAGTGAAAGTGCTAATGGCGATGATAGTGGACCTAGGAAGACCTGGACTTTAGAAGATGATGATGACGATGATTTAAATGAAGAAACTGCAGATAATGATTTAAATGAAGAAACTGCAGATAGAGAAGAAAAGGATGAAAAGATGGAAGAAGAAACCAATGAAATATCGAATGAAAAGGACATGTCTATAGAGGAGGCAGAGGATGAAGTTGACCCTCTTGATGCATTCATGATGAATCTTGAATCGCAGAGTGATAGTGTGTACAAGAAGAATGCCTCCATGACGGAGAATACAGATGGCCCTAAGATTAGCAGAGTGGTTGCCGTAGCAAAaagcaaaaatgaaattgaaatcaGACCTGAAAAACGGAAAGGAGAATTGATGGAGGCTGATGTTGATGCCATGGAATATTCTTCCGAGGAGGAAGAGGAGTCACTATCCAGTGcatttaataaatttcaaagcaaacaGCGGAATCGAAAACTGGATACCGTAATTGATcatactaaaataaaatatgaacctTTTCGGAAAAGTTTCTATGTTGAAGTTCCTGAACTTGCTGCATTGACAGAAGAAGAAGTTGCTGAAAGAAGAATGGAACTTGAAAATGTTAAAGTCAGAGGAAAGAATTGTCCAAAACCCATTAAAAGTTGGGCTCAAGTTGGAGTTTCATTTAAAGTTCTGAATGCTCTTAAAAAGGCTAAGTTTGAGAAACCAACGGCCATTCAATCCCAAGCATTGCCAGCTATTATGAGTGGACATGACTTAATTGGGATTGCAAAAACTGGTAGTGGCAAAACATTGGCTTTTCTTCTACCGATGTTCCGGCATATCATGGATCAACGTCCTTTGCTAGATGGAGAAGGACCAATAGCTGTTATCATGACTCCTACAAGAGAACTCGCTTTGCAAATTACTAAAGAATGCAAAAAGTTCACCAAACCCCTTCATCTCAATGCTGTATGTGTGTATGGAGGTACTGGTATCTCTGAACAGATAGCAGAGCTCAAGCGAGGTGCTGAAATCATAATATGCACTCCCGGTCGAATGATTGATATGCTTGCTGCCAACAGTGGACGAGTAACCAACATGAGAAGATGTACTTATATGGTTCTTGATGAAGCTGATAGAATGTTTGACATGGGTTTTGAACCTCAagttatgtttattattaattCTGCAAGACCAGAGAGACAAACTGTCATGTTTTCAGCAACTTTCCCTCGACAGATGGAAGCTCTCGCTCGCAGAATATTGGCAAAACCTATCGAGGTACAAGTAGGAGGTAGGAGTGTTGTATGTTCAGATGTTGCACAAACTGTTGTTATTCTAAACAGAGAACAAAAATTTTTAAAGCTCCTTGAACTATTAGGTTCCTACCAAGAACAGGGATCGGTTTTGGTATTTGTTGATAAGCAAGAACATGCTGATTCATTATTAAAAGATCTTATGGATAGCTCATACCCTTGTATGGCATTACATGGTGGTATTGATCAATATGACAGGGACTCTGTTATCAGTGACTTCAAAAATGGTGTTTCAAGATTATTGATTGCAACCTCCGTAGCAGCAAGAGGTCTTGATGTAAAAAATCTCATCTTGGTTGTTAACTATGACTGCCCGAATCATTATGAAGATTATGTTCATAGATGTGGCAGGACAGGTCGTGCTGGAAACAAAGGGTTCGCTTTCACTTTCATAATAAAAGAACAGGCACGTCATGCTGGTGATATTATCAAAGCACTTGAGCTCAGTGGTGCTCCCGTACCTCCTCAATTAGAAACTTTGTGGTTAAATTATAAGACAGATCTTAAATCACAAGGTAaagaagtttcaaaaaatagtgGTTTTACCGGAAAAGgttttaaatttgatgaaactgAAGATGAGCTTGTCAGAGAACGGAAACAGTTCCAGAAAACCGCTCTTGGAATGCATGATTCTGATGATGAATCTCCAGTGAAAGATATTGACGAACAAATCGAAAACATGTTCAATAGTAAAAAGAGAGTCAAGGATGTTGTTGGTCCTGTTCTACTTCATGGGGCAGGAGGAGAATCCGCTCAACCTGGAGGACCTCTTTCTGGATCTAACATAGAGAAGTTGGAAATTGCGAGACGACTCGCATCAAGAATCAATCTAAAGAAAAACTTAGGTGCTGAGGCACAAGATGTTACACAACAGGCTGCTACAGCAATTATGAAAGGTGGTCGATTTCAAGCTCCCAAAGTGAGTGCGAAGACAATTGCAGAACAACTAGCTGAAAAATTGAATCAGAAACTAAATTATGTGCCACAAGAGAAACCGGAAGATGAAGAAGCTGATTCTGGATCAACTGTCAAGCGTTATGAAGAGGAGCTGGAGATAAATGATTTCCCACAGACTTGTAGGTGGAAAGTAACTTCTAAAGATACATTGGGGCAGATTAGTGAGTACAGCGAAGCTGGAATAACAATTCGTGGACAATATCTTCCAAGTGGTAAAACTCCGGAAGAAgatgaaagaaaattatatttggCCATTGAAGCCACTTCTGAAATGGCAGTTCAAAAAGCTAAAAGTGAAATCACTCGTCTTATTAAGGAAGAGTTGATAAGATTACAAAACTCTTATCAACCTATTAACAAAGGACGATATAAAATTACATAa